The following are encoded together in the Lactuca sativa cultivar Salinas chromosome 1, Lsat_Salinas_v11, whole genome shotgun sequence genome:
- the LOC111915880 gene encoding uncharacterized protein LOC111915880, whose translation MLKLRNIFKVSEDLIFNDTSRLSFSRRPRAFVTSSKPLLKNTDEKVEETCAEVTEAAEEVKEGFEQVSKMKKDVKGKVLEAKGGLVKRARENVVDVAAQKAKEKVIKNIK comes from the exons ATGTTGAAATTACGTAATATTTTTAAGGTTTCTGAAGATCTTATCTTCAATGACACATCCCGATTGTCTTTCTCAAGAAGGCCTAGAGCATTTGTCACCTCTTCAAAACCTTTACTCAAG AACACGGATGAGAAAGTGGAAGAAACATGTGCAGAGGTAACAGAAGCAGCTGAGGAAGTTAAGGAAGGATTCGAGCAG gtttcaaaaatgaaaaaagaTGTTAAAGGAAAGGTATTGGAGGCAAAAGGTGGTTTGGTAAAGCGGGCAAGGGAAAATGTGGTCGATGTTGCTGCCCAAAAAGCTAAAGAAAAAGTAATAAAAAATATCAAATGA